One segment of Plasmodium vivax chromosome 14, whole genome shotgun sequence DNA contains the following:
- a CDS encoding CHCH domain containing protein (encoded by transcript PVX_100695A): protein MGRSSKGRSGGLSTRSSFLKQNPSSGMSRGNSTSAQSYSGGALQPQQKSGGFLSNMMGTVASGMASGVGFGVAQRAVDAVMGPRHVEVSHQNNNAHMNQAAAASSERSSDYRCKPLRDELNQCLTRHSDISLCQNYADSLKSCQQSM from the exons ATGGGACGTTCATCCAAAGGCCGCTCGGGTGGTTTAA GCACAAGGTCCTCCTTCCTTAAACAAAACCCCTCCAGTGGAATGAGCAGAGGAAACAGCACGAGCGCTCAGAGCTATTCGGGAGGTGCCCTGCAACCCCAGCAGAAGTCCGGGGGGTTCTTGTCCAACATGATGGGAACCGTGGCCAGCGGAATGGCCTCCGGCGTCGGATTTGGAGTAGCCCAGAGAGCCGTCGATGCCGTTATGGGTCCAAGGCACGTCGAAGTTTCTCACCAGAATAACAATGCGCACATGAACCAGGCGGCAGCTGCGAGCAGCGAGAGGAGCAGCGACTACAGGTGCAAGCCCCTGCGGGACGAGCTCAACCAG TGCCTGACGAGACACTCCGACATCAGCCTCTGCCAGAACTACGCCGACTCGCTGAAGTCATGCCAGCAGTCCATGTGA
- a CDS encoding hypothetical protein, conserved (encoded by transcript PVX_100680A; Apicoplast targeted protein. Curated by Stuart Ralph, Walter and Eliza Hall Institute of Medical Research, Australia.), producing MKNVTRLCVWLLILASWAAVRCRRVCERAVGGNYSGAASLSSGLSSGPSSGLPNHYRRETNRGNLLFLKNKLKEIWDSFTAGGGHHTNEPSKEKQNSFNLKKAFHSFAPKGENEIVSRVVVRNSTVISPTLLAKLLSREKIKTIRHKDIDRVVKIVSDFYSKSNYLFSRVLRHEVVEEGGQDVLVIYVEELILGRGAVQIRVLRPAGKAAETARPTTTPTATPPTSPTTSPTTSPTAPPPGELLFERKGSAGGVAGAAPSPDDLQRPEAAPNKLRKFLEQKMNIKEGSIFVWDQATFDLLLKSNLFSYVHVKLLHNKQERKHLLQVDLVESKRFSFVPSISKGFNSLLDLCVNVTLGYLHSINYGDKFRLKLFKNLSYKENKHDYDVVFVNDIIELEKLRSNAHAYFLFGANVNQAFKKELDGSALTECVKIMNRQGENGGKRGSQNAHGGVINPGQLLEKHLPGQRDSLPRGPPPQRKNIYSYLHRGKVFLFAIRKIRSTVLEIKLKAKKELFHNFLYFLGVGNDYSEGSSQEGRLHPLRLLPFWRNPSNSQVLSNQLYNIYGSKLKLSGCLNVYSSSWFEKAKCMKSFFNVKNKVDLVFYFSTDRKFRLEGGSPHVGRGSGGTPDLRSTMLSFLKEANKRGGGFLSIGKIKNAYLNYTLSCQKNYKLNLFDLLCRLKRVFTYRGGGSSSQEVKPPTTGEETPLVLVPLYKCKLIMNDAHLLLNVAFFFKRNLWDSQQGCNIPFTWASGGERHGKGPWSYYHQVKELLRGVTAKSRKRDGPNFEEDLTRITLPSGDSPTGSSPPSSSSSGSSSSSTTYNICSVNLNDAQKEEQNKVSLSVNSKLILPVLFENYFLNLMDLRLYLFLNCSLFGTGGGSSSHSSHGSHSSHGSHSSHGSHSGSGDGAARGEDGRKSALYNYLKLSFLKSKRKMHHSACGFGLLLSNVNIFLNFPIGRRSLLPSLVLQLDEGASRFGYLS from the coding sequence atgaaaaatgtaacGCGGCTGTGTGTGTGGCTTCTCATCCTGGCCAGCTGGGCAGCCGTTCGCTGCAGGCGGGTTTGCGAGCGAGCGGTAGGGGGCAATTACAGTGGGGCTGCGAGCTTGTCCAGCGGCCTGTCCAGCGGCCCGTCAAGCGGCCTGCCAAACCACTACAGACGGGAGACAAACAGGGGGAATCTCCTTTTCCTcaaaaataagttaaaaGAAATTTGGGACAGCTTTACTGCCGGGGGGGGCCACCACACCAATGAGCCATccaaggagaagcaaaacagTTTCAACTTGAAAAAGGCTTTCCACAGCTTTGCTCCGAAGGGTGAAAACGAAATCGTCAGCAGAGTCGTGGTCCGAAACAGCACTGTGATTAGCCCCACCCTCCTTGCCAAGTTACTCTCCagagagaaaataaaaaccattCGGCACAAAGACATTGATAGGGTTGTTAAAATTGTTTCGGACTTTTACAGCAAATCCAATTACCTCTTCTCGCGTGTCCTTCGACACGAAGTCGTCGAGGAGGGGGGCCAGGACGTGTTGGTCATCTACGTGGAGGAGTTGATTCTGGGCCGGGGGGCCGTCCAGATCCGGGTGCTCCGCCCGGCAGGAAAAGCGGCAGAAACAGCCAGACCAACGACTACTCCAACTGCCACTCCACCCACTTCGCCTACCACTTCGCCTACCACTTCGCctaccgctccccccccaggggaacTCCTCTTCGAGCGCAAGGGCTCCGCCGGGGGCGTGGCCGGCGCCGCGCCGAGCCCCGATGACCTGCAGAGGCCCGAGGCCGCGCCCAACAAGCTGCGCAAGTTCCTcgagcaaaaaatgaacatcaAGGAGGGCAGCATCTTCGTGTGGGACCAAGCCACGTTCGACCTGCTACTCAAATCGAATCTATTCTCTTACGTACACGTGAAGCTGCTTCACAACAAGCAGGAAAGGAAGCACCTACTACAAGTGGACCTAGTGGAAAGTAAAAGGTTTTCATTCGTCCCATCCATATCAAAGGGATTTAACTCTCTCTTGGATTTATGCGTTAATGTTACGCTTGGCTACCTGCACAGCATTAACTATGGGGACAAATTCAGGTTgaagctttttaaaaatctcaGTTACAAAGAGAATAAGCATGACTACGACGTAGTCTTCGTAAACGACATCATAGAATTGGAGAAGCTGCGGAGCAACGCACATGCGTATTTCCTTTTCGGGGCCAACGTCAACCAGGCGTTTAAGAAGGAGCTAGACGGATCGGCCCTCACCGAGTGTgtgaaaattatgaacaggcaaggtgaaaatggggggaaaagggggagccaaAATGCGCACGGGGGGGTTATAAATCCGGGGCAACTCCTAGAGAAGCATCTTCCTGGTCAGCGCGATTCGCTCCCCCgaggcccccccccgcagcggaAGAACATCTACAGCTACCTGCACCGGGGGAAggtcttccttttcgccatCAGGAAAATCCGCAGCACCGTTTTGGAGATCAAACTGAAGGCGAAGAAGGAGCTCTTTCACAATTTTCTCTACTTCTTGGGGGTGGGAAATGATTACTCGGAGGGGAGTTCCCAAGAGGGAAGGCTCCACCCCCTCcgcctcctccccttttggaggaaCCCAAGCAACAGCCAAGTGCTATCAAACCAGCTATACAACATTTACGGGTCAAAACTGAAACTGTCCGGCTGCCTAAACGTTTATTCCTCCAGCTGGtttgaaaaagcaaaatgcaTGAAGTCTTTCTTCAACGTGAAGAATAAGGTGGACTTGGTTTTCTACTTCAGCACGGATAGGAAGTTTCGcctggaggggggaagtccccATGTGGGGAGAGGTTCAGGGGGCACACCCGATCTGAGGTCAACCATGCTGTCCTTTCTTAAGGAGGCCAAcaagaggggggggggcttcCTCTCCATTGGCAAGATAAAAAACGCGTACCTAAACTACACCCTTTCCTGTCAGAAGAATTACAAATTGAATCTGTTTGACCTCTTATGTAGACTCAAACGGGTGTTCACCtaccggggggggggaagttcaAGCCAAGAGGTGAAACCGCCTACCACTGGGGAAGAGACCCCCCTCGTACTGGTCCCCCTGTATAAGTGCAAACTAATCATGAACGATGCTCACCTTTTACTAAacgtggccttttttttcaaaaggaaTTTATGGGATTCACAGCAGGGTTGTAACATCCCCTTTACTTGGGCGTCAGGAGGAGAGAGGCATGGAAAGGGTCCCTGGTCGTACTACCACCAAGTGAAAGAGCTCCTCCGTGGGGTTACGGCCAAAAGTAGGAAGAGGGATGGCcccaattttgaagaagactTAACGCGGATCACTCTTCCGAGCGGCGATTCACCAACGGGGAGTAGCCCCCccagcagcagtagcagcggcagcagcagcagcagcacgACGTATAACATATGCAGTGTCAACCTGAACGACGCccagaaggaggagcaaaataaGGTGAGCCTCTCGGTGAACTCCAAACTGATACTGCCCGTGCTGTTTGAGAATTACTTCCTCAACCTGATGGACTTGCGGCTCTACCTCTTCCTCAACTGCAGCCTCTTCGGCACAGGCGGTGGTAGCAGCAGTCATAGCAGTCATGGCAGTCATAGCAGTCATGGCAGTCATAGCAGTCATGGCAGCCATAGTGGTAGTGGTGATGGTGCTGCCCGGGGGGAGGACGGCCGAAAGAGCGCCCTCTACAACTACCTCAAACTGTCCTTCCTCAAGAGCAAGCGGAAGATGCACCACTCGGCCTGCGGCTTCGGGCTCCTTCTGTCAAACgtcaacatttttttaaacttcccGATTGGCCGCCGCTCTCTGCTCCCCTCGCTCGTTTTGCAGCTCGACGAAGGGGCCTCCCGGTTCGGGTACCTCTCCTGA
- a CDS encoding Splicing factor 3B subunit 3, putative (encoded by transcript PVX_100690A), whose product MPVLYHLTLQKPTAITKIAYGNFSGPKVHEIVVSKGQVLELLRADKQGKLNLIASKDIFGIIRCLQTFRLTGSNKDYVVIGSDSGRLTILQFSNEKNDFVRVHCETYGKSGLRRIIPGEYIAVDPKGRALMICAIERQKFVYILNRDTKEQLTISSPLDAHKSHTICHDVVGMDVGFENPMFASIEQNYEALDKQVTNTSEIDSYTRKTLLSLWEMDLGLNHVIRKYTFPIDASAHLLIPIPGGQQGPSGVIVCCDNFLVYKKVDHADVYCAYPRRLETGQEKNLSIVCSTLHRIRKFFFILIQSELGDLYKIEMEHEDGVVKEITCKYFDTVPVANAICVMKSGSLFVAAEFGNHFFYQFSGIGDEDNEAMCTSKHPSGRNAIIAFRTKKLTNLFLIDQVYSLSPILDMKVIDAKNASSPQIYALCGRGPRSSLRILQHGLSIEELADNELPGRPKFIWTIKKDNASDYDGYIIVSFEGSTLILEIGETVEEVVDSLLLTNVTTIHVNILYDNSLIQVHDAGIRHINGKVIHEWVPPKNKQIKAATSNCAQIVISLSGGELLYFEIDESHTLVETFRKNLNVETLCLSIQQVQENKLRANFLAVGCLDNVVRLLSIEKEKYFNQLSTFILPNNSSAQDICITEMSELGNDKERKLLFLNIGLNNGVLLRSVVDPITGTLTNHYSKYLGAKNVKICPVHVKKNAALLVLCEKTYLCYVHQGKYIYSPLNYDILEYASSFHSEQCSDGYVAISGSSLRIFRFYRLGEVFSQNILHLTFTPRKIVPLPFPSLFYDHDTSLEIERQKNIRMLAIIEADHNSYDENTLSEIQRALKGIQLDGEDAQGGSASVQQLRENGDAEEEEEEELLYDRIGTVKAGPGKWGSCIKIIHPVNLQTIDKISLEMEEAALSVCACELEALHCLIVGTTTSLSLKNRSAPAAALRVYTYDINYKLNLLHITPVEDQPFCFCPFNGRLLASIGNKLRIYALGKKKLLKKCEYKDIPEAIISIKVSGDRIFASDIRESVLIFFYDANMNTLRLISDDIIPRWITCSEILDHHTIMAADKFDSVFVLRVPEEAKQEEYGISNKCWYGGEIMAGSNKNRRLEHIMSFHVGEIVTSLQKVKLSPTSSECIIYSTIMGTIGAFIPYDNKEELELTQHLEIILRTENPPLCGREHIFFRSYYHPVQHVIDGDLCEQFSSLPYDVQRKVAADLERTPDDILRKLEDIRNKIL is encoded by the exons ATGCCGGTGCTGTACCACCTGACGCTGCAGAAGCCCACGGCGATCACGAAAATCGCGTATGGGAACTTCTCCGGGCCGAAGGTGCACGAAATCGTGGTGTCCAAGGGGCAGGTGCTGGAGCTGCTGAGGGCGGACAAGCAGGGCAAGCTGAACCTCATAGCGTCAAAGGACATCTTCGGGATAATCCGCTGCCTCCAAACGTTTAGACTCACGGGAAGTAACAAGGACTACGTGGTGATTGGCAGCGATTCGGGAAGGCTAACCATCCTACAATTTAGCAACGAGAAGAATGACTTCGTGAGGGTGCACTGTGAAACGTATGGGAAGAGCGGCCTCAGGAGAATCATCCCCGGAGAGTACATAGCAGTGGACCCCAAGGGAAGAGCGCTGATGATATGTGCGATTGAGAGGCAAAAATTTGTGTACATTCTAAATAGGGACACGAAGGAGCAGTTAACAATTAGTAGCCCGTTAGATGCACACAAGTCCCATACCATATGTCACGACGTGGTCGGGATGGACGTTGGATTTGAAAATCCCATGTTCGCTTCGATTGAGCAGAATTATGAAGCGTTAGATAAGCAGGTGACGAATACAAGCGAGATTGATAGCTACACGAGGAAGACTCTCCTCTCCTTGTGGGAAATGGACTTAGGGTTAAATCATGTGATTAGGAAATACACCTTCCCAATTGATGCAAGTGCCCATTTGCTGATTCCCATTCCGGGGGGGCAACAAGGGCCAAGTGGAGTGATCGTTTGTTGCGATAATTTCTTGGTCTACAAGAAGGTAGATCATGCAGATGTGTATTGTGCCTACCCAAGGAGACTAGAAACGGGGCAGGAAAAGAACCTCTCCATTGTGTGTAGCACGCTTCACCGAATTAggaaattctttttcattctAATTCAGTCGGAGCTGGGAGATCTATACAAAATAGAAATGGAGCACGAGGATGGTGTCGTAAAAGAAATTACttgcaaatattttgataCCGTTCCCGTGGCGAATGCCATTTGCGTCATGAAATCTGGGTCGCTTTTCGTGGCAGCTGAATTTGggaatcattttttctaccAATTTTCGGGCATTGGGGATGAGGATAACGAGGCCATGTGTACCTCCAAGCACCCCTCAGGGAGAAATGCCATCATTGCCTTCAGGACGAAGAAGCTCACAAATTTGTTTCTAATAGATCAGGTGTATTCTTTGTCCCCCATCTTGGATATGAAAGTGATCGACGCGAAGAATGCCAGCAGTCCGCAGATTTACGCCCTCTGCGGTAGGGGCCCCAGGTCATCCCTCCGCATTCTGCAGCATGGGTTGAGTATAGAAGAACTGGCGGATAATGAGCTCCCCGGAAGACCTAAATTCATTTGGACCATTAAGAAAGACAACGCCAGTGACTATGATGGGTACATCATCGTCAGCTTTGAAGGCAGCACTCTCATCCTCGAAATTGGGGAAACGGTTGAGGAAGTCGTAGACAGTTTGTTGCTAACCAACGTGACGACTATCCACGTGAATATCCTCTACGATAATTCCCTCATTCAAGTGCATGACGCGGGGATAAGACACATAAATGGGAAGGTAATACACGAGTGGGTACCTcccaaaaataaacaaatcaAAGCAGCCACATCAAATTGTGCCCAAATTGTAATTTCGCTCAGCGGAGGAGAGCTACTCTATTTCGAAATTGACGAGTCCCACACGTTAGTGGAAACGTTTAGGAAAAACCTCAACGTGGAAACGCTATGCTTGTCTATACAGCAGGTTCAGGAGAACAAGTTGAGGGCTAACTTCCTCGCCGTTGGCTGTCTAGACAACGTCGTGAGGTTACTCTccatcgaaaaggaaaaatacttTAATCAACTTTCTACCTTTATCCTGCCAAATAACTCCTCCGCGCAGGACATCTGCATCACAGAAATGAGCGAGCTTGGTAACGATAAGGAGAGAAAATTGCTCTTCCTTAACATTGGGCTGAATAATGGGGTCCTTCTGCGAAGTGTGGTGGATCCCATCACGGGCACGCTGACCAACCATTATTCAAAATATCTGGGGgccaaaaatgtaaaaatatgcccCGTCCATGTTAAGAAGAATGCGGCTCTCCTAGTGCTCTGCGAAAAGACCTACTTATGTTACGTCCACCAGGGGAAATACATTTACTCTCCTTTGAATTATGACATCTTAGAATACGCGTCGTCTTTCCATTCGGAGCAGTGCTCTGATGGGTACGTTGCCATTTCCGGGAGTAGCTTGCGCATCTTCCGGTTCTACCGCCTAGGGGAAGTATTCAGTCAGAACATTTTGCACTTGACCTTCACTCCGAGGAAGATCGTGCCGCTCCCCTTCCCCTCCCTCTTCTACGACCACGACACGTCCCTCGAAATTGAGCGGCAGAAGAACATCCGCATGCTCGCCATCATCGAGGCCGACCACAACTCCTACGACGAGAATACGCTCAGCGAAATTCAGCGGGCGCTTAAGGGCATTCAGCTCGACGGGGAGgacgcgcaggggggaagcgcctcTGTACAGCAACTGCGGGAGAACGGCGAcgcggaagaggaagaggaggaggaactcCTCTACGATCGAATAGGAACCGTCAAGGCGGGCCCCGGCAAGTGGGGCTCCTGCATAAAGATAATCCACCCAGTCAATTTACAAACGATAGACAAAATTTCCCTcgaaatggaagaagcaGCTTTGAGCGTCTGTGCCTGCGAGTTGGAGGCTCTCCACTGTTTAATCGTCGGCACCACCACCAGCTTGTCCTTGAAAAACCGCTCTGCCCCAGCAGCGGCATTGCGTGTCTACACCTACGACATCAATTATAAGCTCAACCTACTGCACATAACCCCAGTGGAAGACCAGCCATTCTGTTTCTGCCCATTCAACGGGAGACTCCTAGCTTCCATAGGGAACAAGCTCAGAATATACGCTCTAGGAAAGAAGAAACTactaaaaaaatgcgaataCAAGGACATCCCTGAGGCGATCATCTCCATTAAGGTTTCCGGCGATCGCATCTTCGCCTCCGACATAAGAGAGTCCGTCCTCATCTTCTTCTACGACGCAAATATGAACACGTTAAGGCTCATTTCGGATGATATAATCCCCAGGTGGATCACCTGCTCGGAGATCCTCGACCACCACACGATTATGGCGGCCGACAAGTTCGACTCCGTCTTTGTGCTGAGG gtgcCCGAGGAGGCCAAGCAAGAGGAGTATGGCATATCGAACAAATGCTGGTACGGAGGCGAAATCATGGCCGGCTCGAACAAGAACAGGCGG CTCGAGCACATCATGAGCTTCCACGTCGGAGAAATAGTCACCTCCCTGCAGAAGGTGAAGCTGTCGCCCACCAGCAGCGAGTGCATAATATATTCCACCATCATGGGGACCATAGGGGCGTTTATCCCGTACGACAATAAGGAGGAG ctGGAGCTGACGCAGCACCTGGAAATCATTTTGCGGACGGAGAACCCCCCGCTGTGTGGGCGCGagcacatattttttcgttcctaCTACCACCCCGTCCAG CACGTCATTGACGGAGACCTATGCGAGCAGTTTTCCAGCCTGCCATACGACGTCCAGAGGAAAGTGGCGGCCGACTTGGAGAGAACCCCAGATGACATCCTGCGAAAGTTGGAAGACATTCGGAATAAAATTCTctaa
- a CDS encoding hypothetical protein, conserved (encoded by transcript PVX_100685A) — translation MAPSKLLPTVLLLTVLCARPPRVPPPFADAGGTGGPNVGGETGQLDDLSHFSRELLEPLARNLKSVPAVALREKVKTQVAKAAESLELPNPDEEACEINYAELCPEGWGDWGNADTCISPANYQGPCKNKMASFLNSTPREKFNFSIRCGVSWPCLHRCTEEDLLEECPDSWTLKGNICHAPKSYKGQCVRKKIFANFLREEKKAWADACDVSWPCSKKNYNFGKLCPKNWTPTPDGNHCSASSSYVGPCGPLLYLFNVKEVEKRLLMSKCNVEWPVRANEEGGSLDDQVCPLGWTLNPSHQRGGGTTCSPPKSYNGPCEEIKKMSFERMSKEEKHELSRRCGFVWNFTNERHQNFGLACPYNWVLVDAADHVCVSPVEYTQPCSNVASFKGYTHEMKAAWASRCKAPFVDEGAFRGGLQRGGSQTRSQLGSRLKKGKIFGLNREANRGGLLLADAPWERDGPIESATSSTHRSDCNAAIGEECLHNRDEPFVHPNGGRLPLSERSSEDHPHEFILSDQKITELLLLKQASEDRELRRNIDEVVQTLRRGHSPRGATTFSFLQVRSKGGQSSGATKGLKELARGAPTVGREKAAQRRRGADGETPHRKSSSDGEPPLHGQNAPPTAAAPNLSEVKNLYGSYQIGRADQSYYEHICLEKNYSECPLGWTRINTHQCMAPSWWRTNGHKCSSLIDLKDFTRRVYDVAHDMSFVSIDEERIKKLERKCALTFPCRDCERDYVQVSCPLGWNQTDDGWCEAPADYPPHLRAACGGRVNFKYATPLVRRNWSLVCRSDWPCFSPCEKNYAAVCPLGYGLINERLDAAGGGTIHVCVNRSWGGEVNRGEVNRGEVGRGEVGRGEVNRGEVNRGEVNRGEVNRGEVNRGEVNRGEVNRGEVNRGEVNRGEVNRGEVNRGEVNRGEVNRGEVNRGEFNRSPGEPPNDCLVIEVSNSVQIKKQIERTCRVIWPCLRKCVQDYHQTCPYNWLLKQNKCIAPYHYSPPQGCAKSFAVRSFGSFDKYLFSNRCFAPWPCTDACQQDWSQPCPAHWSLVKSRKGKSAADKQAASKPLVCQPLKRNIHRGVCTDESYDLTDFTFLQKQEFSHRCGVRWPCGSSSRLYSPNWQSQRVYDDVGFQRLRTLRFYDAHYASSYAKSGTSFF, via the exons ATGGCCCCCTCCAAGTTGCTGCCCACCGTGCTACTCCTCACAGTGCTGTGCGCGCGCCCCCCGAGAGTCCCCCCTCCCTTTGCGGATGCTGGGGGCACGGGTGGTCCAAACGTGGGTGGTGAGACGGGCCAGTTGGACGACTTGTCTCACTTCAGCAGGGAGCTCCTTGAGCCTCTTGCGCGTAACTTGAAGAGTGTCCCCGCCGTAG cgCTCAGGGAAAAGGTGAAGACCCAAGTGGCCAAGGCAGCGGAGAGCCTGGAGCTGCCCAACCCGGACGAAGAAGCATGCGAAATTAATTACGCCGAGTTGTGCCCCGAAGGATGGGGAGACTGGGGGAACGCAGACACCTGCATAAGTCCTGCTAACTACCAAGGGCCgtgtaaaaacaaaatggcatCGTTTCTCAATTCAACGCCGAGAGAGAAATTTAACTTCTCCATCAGGTGCGGAGTCTCATGGCCATGCTTGCACAGATGTACTGAAGAAGACCTGCTGGAGGAGTGCCCCGATAGTTGGACCCTCAAAGGGAACATCTGTCACGCCCCCAAATCTTATAAGGGCCAATGtgttaggaaaaaaatttttgcaaatttcttaagggaagaaaagaaagcaTGGGCAGATGCATGCGACGTAAGTTGGCCttgctccaaaaaaaattataattttggaAAGCTCTGCCCGAAGAATTGGACGCCCACTCCGGATGGTAATCACTGCTCTGCGAGTAGCTCCTATGTTGGTCCGTGTGGTCCTCTTTTGTACCTTTTCAATGTGAAGGAGGTGGAAAAGCGACTTTTAATGAGCAAGTGTAACGTCGAATGGCCGGTTAGAGCAAATGAGGAGGGGGGCAGCCTGGACGACCAGGTTTGTCCCCTGGGGTGGACACTTAACCCTTCGCACCAGAGGGGAGGAGGGACTACCTGCTCTCCCCCCAAATCGTACAATGGGCCATgtgaggaaataaaaaaaatgtccttcGAACGTATGAGCAAAGAGGAGAAGCATGAGCTATCCAGGAGGTGCGGCTTCGTGTGGAACTTCACAAATGAGAGGCATCAGAATTTTGGGCTGGCTTGTCCCTACAACTGGGTTCTAGTAGATGCGGCAGACCATGTGTGCGTTTCTCCTGTGGAATACACCCAACCGTGCAGCAATGTTGCCTCCTTCAAAGGTTACACGCACGAGATGAAGGCTGCCTGGGCCTCCCGCTGTAAGGCCCCCTTCGTTGATGAAGGAGCGTTCCGGGGGGgactccaaaggggggggagccaaACGAGAAGCCAACTGGGGAGCcgcttaaaaaaggggaaaatattcGGCCTTAATAGAGAAGCGAACCGCGGCGGCCTTCTCCTTGCAGATGCACCTTGGGAGAGGGATGGTCCCATAGAGTCCGCCACGTCAAGCACACACAGAAGCGATTGCAATGCTGCCATTGGTGAGGAGTGCCTCCACAACCGGGATGAACCGTTTGTGCACCCCAACGGGGGGAGACTACCTCTAAGTGAGCGAAGCAGTGAGGACCACCCCCACGAGTTTATCCTGAGCGACCAGAAGATTACGGAGCTTCTTCTGCTTAAGCAGGCATCGGAGGATCGCGAGTTGCGGAGGAACATCGATGAGGTAGTGCAGACGTTGAGGAGGGGGCACTCCCCCCGGGGGGCAACCACGTTTTCCTTTCTCCAGGTGAGGTCCAAGGGGGGGCAGTCCAGCGGGGCAACAAAGGGGCTGAAGGAGCTCGCCCGGGGGGCTCCAACTGTGGGGCGGGAGAAAGCGGCACAGCGAAGGAGAGGAGCAGATGGGGAAACGCCACATAGAAAGAGTTCCTCAGatggggaaccccccctccATGGCCAGAACGCCCCACCCACAGCAGCAGCGCCAAATTTAAGCGAAGTGAAAAACCTGTATGGGAGTTACCAAATAGGGAGGGCAGACCAGTCGTACTACGAGCACATCTGTTTAGAAAAGAACTACTCGGAGTGCCCCCTGGGATGGACCAGGATAAATACCCACCAGTGTATGGCCCCCAGTTGGTGGAGAACGAACGGGCACAAGTGTAGCTCCCTAATAGACCTGAAGGACTTCACCAGAAGGGTGTACGACGTAGCTCATGACATGTCCTTCGTTTCAATCGATGAGGAGAGGATAAAGAAGCTCGAGAGAAAATGCGCTTTGACATTTCCCTGTAGGGACTGCGAACGGGACTACGTGCAGGTCTCTTGTCCCCTCGGGTGGAATCAAACGGATGATGGATGGTGTGAAGCACCAGCTGATTACCCACCACATTTGAGGGCGGCCTGTGGAGGTAGGGTCAATTTTAAGTATGCCACACCGCTGGTTAGACGTAACTGGAGCCTTGTGTGCCGATCCGACTGGCCGTGCTTTTCCCCCTGCGAGAAGAACTACGCCGCGGTGTGCCCCCTTGGGTACGGGCTGATAAACGAGCGCCTGGACGCGGCTGGCGGGGGCACCATTCACGTCTGCGTGAATCGgagctgggggggggaagtcaaCCGGGGAGAAGTTAACCGGGGGGAAGTCGGCCGGGGGGAAGTCGGCCGGGGAGAAGTCAACCGGGGAGAAGTCAACCGGGGAGAAGTTAACCGGGGGGAAGTTAACCGGGGAGAAGTTAACCGGGGGGAAGTTAACCGGGGGGAAGTTAACCGGGGAGAAGTTAACCGGGGGGAAGTTAACCGGGGGGAAGTTAACCGGGGGGAAGTTAACCGGGGGGAAGTTAACCGGGGAGAAGTTAACCGGGGGGAAGTTAACCGGGGAGAATTTAACCGCTCACCGGGAGAACCGCCGAATGACTGCCTCGTCATCGAAGTGTCCAACAGCGTGCAgataaaaaagcaaatcgAACGGACGTGCAGAGTCATTTGGCCATGCCTGCGAAAGTGCGTCCAAGATTACCACCAGACTTGTCCCTACAACTGGCTGCTCAAGCAGAACAAGTGCATCGCCCCATATCATTACAGCCCCCCACAGGGGTGTGCCAAGTCGTTTGCAGTCAGATCGTTTGGCTCCTTCGATAAGTACCTCTTCTCAAACAGATGTTTTGCTCCTTGGCCGTGTACCGATGCGTGCCAGCAGGACTGGTCCCAGCCCTGCCCCGCTCACTGGTCTTTGGTGAAAAGCAGGAAGGGTAAAAGTGCCGCGGATAAACAGGCAGCCTCGAAACCTCTTGTTTGCCAACCGCTAAAACGCAACATCCATAGGGGGGTGTGCACAGATGAAAGCTACGACTTGACGGatttcacctttttgcaaaagcaAGAGTTCTCCCACCGCTGCGGTGTTCGGTGGCCATGCGGTAGTAGCTCTCGGCTGTATTCCCCCAACTGGCAATCGCAGAGGGTGTACGACGACGTGGGGTTCCAGCGCCTAAGGACGCTGCGTTTTTATGACGCCCACTACGCCTCCAGCTACGCCAAGTCGGGCACTTCCTTCTTCTAA